A window from Pokkaliibacter sp. MBI-7 encodes these proteins:
- a CDS encoding DUF4212 domain-containing protein, which translates to MSLDKDKNNARAYWKENVRIILTYLVIWFLASFGCGIIFVEPLNTVQFFGFKLGFWFAQQGSVYIFLILIVAYAISMNKLDEKYDVHE; encoded by the coding sequence ATGAGCTTAGATAAAGATAAAAATAACGCGAGGGCCTATTGGAAAGAGAACGTCAGAATCATTCTGACCTATCTTGTCATATGGTTCCTGGCATCCTTTGGTTGCGGCATCATTTTTGTTGAGCCGTTGAATACCGTGCAATTTTTCGGATTTAAACTCGGATTCTGGTTTGCCCAGCAGGGCTCGGTATATATCTTCCTTATTCTGATAGTGGCCTATGCCATCAGCATGAATAAGCTGGATGAGAAGTACGACGTTCACGAATAA
- a CDS encoding NahK/ErcS family hybrid sensor histidine kinase/response regulator yields the protein MLQGWLVILISLAYVGLLFGLAYWGDQQVRRQVSNKSQPVIYSLSLAAYCTSWTFYGAVGRAASTGWEFLATYIGPVVVFVFGIRLLGKLVQVSKKQNITSVSDFLASRYGKSQGLGAVVACMTVISILPYISLQLKAVAMSFNVLTGTSQSAENGSDTALFVALLMSIFAILFGTRQIDATEHHRGMVLAIAFESIVKLTAFLSVGFFVVFGIYNGFEDLYLKASVQLADNNNFKKDLFAGSFLTECFLAVLAVICLPRQFHMTIVENTHPQDLRTARWLFPLYMILMSLFVLPIATAGMATFPSGFVNADSFVLTLPLSAKADGLAIFAYIGGLSAATSMVIVASVALSTMICNDLIMPIMFKLRGSRLSNEEDIGALLLNTRRVTIFCLLLLAYFYYRLLGAHTSLADIGLMSFVAVAQFAPALIGGLYWKKGSHQGVMAGLLAGFAIWAYTLLIPALIQTGLLSPTLLAHGPFGQPWLEPHALFGLTGLDPITHGTLWSLLVNTCLYVWISKHSNQRLIDRIQSSSFVDTLDDGQLGSSRNPTEHISVGDLQMLTERFLGVERTQRAFRSFYHERHQRLPNANEKAPSDLIHFCERLLGGVIGASSARIVIGSTLRGRDMQIGDVVTIVDEASQALQFNRSMLQATIENISLGITVVDNQQRLMVWNRAYLAMFSHPPGLISVGRPIEEVYRHLALQGEFGPGDPEEHVHRRMELLKQGRSNSYERHRADGTVLEVRGNQMPGGGYVTTYTDITQYKRTESALRESERSIRIYTDNVPALIAYFDSERRYRFINQAYEDMFGLDRNSIAGIPCYDVLPPAEYAQREPYISNVLAGQRQTFEITLPPLDDDHERYAQVTYLPHINEEGHIIGYFSVYIDITERRKAEMLLQQTNEDLETRVHERTQALSIVNQELRKENIIRSLIEDELRQAKGEAEAANLSKTRFLAAASHDLLQPLNAARLFSSALSQRHYDEMTHELVGNLDGSLKAAEELISTILDISKLDAGALQPNLSHFPVERLFNALKAEFTALAQEKGLTFHLVNSQVVIHSDSQLLRRVVQNFLSNAIRYTRSGKVLLGCRRTGDAIRIEVWDSGVGIAEDKIHEIFEEFKRLNNPQHADVKGLGLGLAITDRIARILGHSIQVRSQVGKGTVFSIRVPLGETDKVQNVSKRGGIASRRKGGLDQLHVLVVDNEQPILNGMKALLEGWGCEVRCALSEQQALDILDNDPEWKPGILLADYHLDNDLTGVMTINAVRSRLQHAIPAIVITADRTDEIKDEIHQTGAFVLQKPVKPAALRALISRHGIHRSKVEPPATSL from the coding sequence ATGTTGCAAGGATGGTTAGTTATCCTGATATCACTGGCTTATGTAGGGCTACTGTTCGGCCTGGCCTATTGGGGTGATCAGCAGGTCAGACGCCAGGTCAGCAACAAGAGCCAGCCGGTGATCTACAGTTTGTCACTTGCAGCCTACTGCACCTCCTGGACCTTTTATGGTGCCGTTGGGCGTGCCGCATCGACAGGCTGGGAGTTCCTCGCTACCTATATCGGCCCTGTTGTGGTGTTTGTTTTTGGTATCCGGTTACTGGGCAAGCTGGTACAGGTCAGTAAAAAGCAGAATATTACCTCCGTATCGGACTTCCTTGCTTCGCGCTACGGCAAAAGCCAGGGCCTGGGCGCTGTCGTTGCCTGCATGACCGTCATCAGTATTCTTCCGTACATTTCGCTACAGCTGAAAGCGGTGGCGATGAGCTTCAATGTTCTGACCGGCACCAGCCAGAGTGCAGAAAACGGCAGTGATACCGCTCTTTTCGTTGCGCTGCTGATGTCGATTTTTGCCATCCTCTTTGGTACCCGACAGATCGATGCGACAGAACACCACCGTGGCATGGTGCTGGCCATTGCTTTCGAGTCGATCGTCAAACTGACAGCCTTCCTGTCTGTCGGATTCTTTGTGGTCTTCGGCATTTATAACGGCTTTGAAGACCTGTACCTCAAAGCATCGGTGCAACTGGCGGATAACAACAACTTCAAGAAAGATCTGTTTGCAGGCAGCTTCCTTACCGAATGCTTCCTTGCCGTGCTGGCCGTCATTTGTCTGCCACGCCAGTTCCATATGACCATTGTCGAGAATACCCATCCACAGGATCTGCGCACCGCACGCTGGCTATTCCCGCTATATATGATTCTGATGAGCCTGTTCGTGCTGCCTATTGCTACTGCCGGGATGGCCACCTTCCCTTCCGGTTTTGTCAACGCGGATAGCTTTGTACTGACCCTGCCCCTCAGTGCCAAAGCCGATGGACTGGCCATCTTCGCCTATATAGGTGGGCTGTCGGCCGCAACCAGCATGGTCATCGTAGCCAGCGTGGCGCTCAGCACCATGATCTGCAATGACCTGATCATGCCGATCATGTTCAAGCTGCGCGGCAGCCGCTTATCCAACGAAGAAGACATCGGCGCGTTGCTGCTCAACACCCGACGGGTGACCATCTTCTGCCTGCTGCTGCTGGCCTATTTCTACTACCGTCTGCTCGGAGCACACACCTCGCTGGCGGACATCGGCCTGATGTCCTTTGTCGCTGTGGCACAGTTCGCACCAGCCCTGATCGGTGGCCTCTACTGGAAAAAGGGCAGTCATCAGGGCGTGATGGCGGGCCTGCTGGCCGGTTTTGCCATCTGGGCTTACACCCTGCTGATTCCTGCCTTGATCCAGACCGGCTTGCTTAGCCCGACCTTACTTGCGCATGGCCCCTTTGGTCAGCCATGGCTGGAGCCACATGCACTGTTTGGGCTAACAGGACTTGACCCTATCACCCACGGCACACTGTGGAGCTTACTGGTCAACACCTGCCTTTATGTCTGGATATCCAAACACTCCAACCAACGTCTGATCGACCGGATTCAGTCCAGCAGCTTTGTCGATACCCTGGATGATGGTCAGCTCGGCTCCTCGCGCAATCCGACGGAACATATCAGTGTCGGTGATCTGCAGATGCTGACTGAGCGCTTCCTCGGCGTTGAGCGTACCCAGCGCGCATTCCGAAGCTTCTATCATGAACGTCATCAGCGCCTGCCTAACGCCAATGAGAAAGCACCATCAGACCTGATTCATTTCTGTGAACGATTGCTGGGAGGCGTGATTGGAGCGTCATCCGCACGCATCGTTATCGGCTCGACACTGCGCGGTCGCGACATGCAGATCGGTGATGTCGTCACTATTGTCGATGAGGCTTCTCAGGCGCTGCAGTTCAACCGCAGCATGCTGCAAGCCACCATTGAAAACATCAGCCTGGGTATTACCGTCGTCGACAACCAGCAGCGTCTGATGGTGTGGAACCGCGCCTATCTGGCGATGTTCTCCCACCCGCCGGGCCTGATCAGCGTCGGACGCCCGATTGAAGAGGTCTACCGCCATCTGGCACTGCAAGGTGAGTTTGGCCCCGGAGATCCTGAAGAGCATGTGCATCGCCGGATGGAATTACTGAAACAGGGCCGATCCAACAGCTACGAGCGTCATCGTGCAGACGGCACAGTGCTTGAAGTCAGAGGCAATCAGATGCCCGGGGGTGGCTATGTCACTACCTATACGGATATTACCCAGTACAAGCGAACGGAAAGCGCCTTACGCGAAAGTGAGCGCAGCATCCGCATTTACACCGATAACGTCCCGGCACTGATCGCCTACTTCGACAGCGAACGCCGCTACCGCTTCATCAACCAGGCCTACGAAGATATGTTCGGTCTGGATCGCAACAGCATTGCAGGTATTCCCTGCTATGACGTGCTGCCTCCTGCAGAATATGCCCAGCGCGAGCCGTACATCAGCAATGTACTGGCAGGCCAGCGCCAGACCTTCGAGATCACCCTGCCACCACTGGACGATGATCATGAACGCTACGCACAGGTAACCTATCTGCCCCATATCAATGAAGAAGGGCACATCATCGGTTATTTCAGCGTATACATAGACATCACCGAGCGCCGTAAAGCCGAGATGTTACTGCAACAGACCAACGAGGATCTGGAAACGCGGGTACACGAACGCACTCAGGCACTGTCCATCGTCAACCAGGAGCTGCGTAAGGAAAATATTATTCGCTCGCTGATCGAGGACGAGCTGCGACAGGCCAAAGGGGAAGCAGAGGCTGCCAACCTCAGCAAGACCCGTTTCCTCGCTGCAGCCAGCCATGACTTACTGCAACCTCTGAACGCAGCACGCCTGTTCTCATCCGCGCTGTCACAGCGTCACTACGACGAAATGACCCATGAACTGGTAGGTAATCTGGATGGTTCGCTCAAAGCAGCGGAGGAGCTGATCAGTACTATTCTGGACATTTCCAAGCTGGATGCCGGAGCACTGCAGCCCAATCTCAGCCACTTCCCGGTCGAACGGCTGTTCAATGCACTCAAGGCAGAATTCACAGCACTGGCTCAGGAAAAGGGACTAACATTCCATCTGGTGAACAGCCAGGTCGTCATCCACAGTGACAGCCAGCTGCTACGCCGGGTAGTCCAGAACTTTCTCTCCAATGCCATACGCTACACCCGCAGCGGCAAAGTGCTACTGGGCTGTCGCCGCACTGGTGACGCTATTCGCATTGAGGTCTGGGACAGCGGTGTAGGTATTGCCGAAGACAAAATTCATGAGATTTTTGAAGAATTCAAACGCCTCAACAACCCACAGCATGCTGACGTCAAAGGACTGGGGCTTGGCCTTGCCATCACTGACCGTATAGCACGGATCCTCGGACACAGCATTCAGGTTCGCTCGCAGGTTGGCAAAGGCACGGTATTTTCCATCCGGGTCCCCCTGGGTGAAACGGACAAAGTTCAAAATGTCAGTAAACGTGGAGGCATCGCCAGCCGTCGCAAAGGAGGTCTGGATCAGCTGCATGTGCTGGTAGTCGACAATGAGCAGCCCATCCTGAACGGCATGAAAGCTCTGCTGGAAGGCTGGGGATGTGAAGTACGCTGTGCGCTGTCAGAGCAGCAGGCGCTGGATATTCTGGATAATGATCCTGAATGGAAGCCTGGCATCTTGCTTGCCGACTACCATCTCGATAACGATCTGACCGGCGTGATGACGATCAACGCTGTGCGCAGCCGTCTTCAGCATGCTATTCCGGCTATAGTTATCACCGCTGACCGTACCGATGAGATCAAGGATGAAATCCATCAGACCGGTGCTTTTGTCCTGCAAAAGCCCGTCAAACCCGCCGCACTCAGGGCGTTAATTTCACGCCACGGCATTCATCGCAGCAAGGTGGAACCTCCCGCAACGTCACTGTGA
- a CDS encoding response regulator transcription factor, protein MDASNKILIADDHPLFRAALKQAVHQAVPHALVVEADTLEAAQNAADEHTDADLILLDLHMPDANGFSGLVYLRGQHPGIPVVMVSGSEEPHVIRKAMDYGASGFIPKSASLEVIAEAIQSVMDGEEWLPVAIDDLDDQVTEEEARFAEALATLTPQQFRVLMMLTEGLLNKQIAYELNVSEATIKAHVTAILRKLGVHSRTQAVIAASQLLVDKPKAELE, encoded by the coding sequence ATGGATGCAAGTAACAAGATTCTCATCGCTGATGACCATCCGCTGTTCAGAGCGGCGTTGAAGCAGGCGGTGCATCAGGCGGTTCCCCACGCCCTTGTTGTTGAAGCCGATACTCTCGAAGCGGCACAGAATGCCGCAGATGAGCACACTGATGCTGATCTGATTCTGCTGGATCTGCACATGCCTGATGCCAATGGTTTTTCTGGTCTGGTTTACCTGCGTGGTCAGCATCCTGGTATTCCAGTTGTGATGGTGTCCGGCAGCGAAGAACCTCATGTGATTCGTAAAGCTATGGATTACGGCGCTTCAGGCTTTATCCCCAAATCCGCTTCTCTTGAGGTCATTGCCGAGGCCATCCAAAGCGTGATGGATGGTGAAGAGTGGCTGCCTGTAGCCATTGACGATCTGGATGATCAGGTAACGGAAGAAGAAGCGCGTTTTGCTGAAGCGCTGGCTACGCTGACACCGCAGCAGTTTCGTGTGCTGATGATGCTGACCGAAGGGTTATTGAACAAACAGATTGCTTATGAACTGAACGTGTCAGAAGCCACAATCAAGGCGCATGTAACGGCCATTTTGCGCAAGCTGGGCGTTCATAGTCGTACTCAGGCCGTAATTGCTGCCAGTCAGCTGTTAGTGGACAAGCCAAAGGCCGAGTTGGAGTAA
- the acs gene encoding acetate--CoA ligase: protein MSDIKVYPVDKEGAKSAWINEESYQQLYQQSVDSPDVFWADQAKRLDWITPFTKVKNTSFDPHNVSIRWFEDGELNVSQNCLDRHLATRGDQVAIIWEGDSPDESLNITYKELHEQVCKFANALKAQGVKKGDVVTIYLPMIPEAAVAMLACTRVGAVHSIVFGGFSPDALAGRIEDAGSHFVITSDEGLRGGKRVPLKKNVDVALNNPNVKVDHVVVIKRTGGDVAWSEGRDLWYHELMATASADCPVEVMNAEDPMFILYTSGSTGKPKGLKHTTGGYLLYASMTHQYVFDYKDGDIYWCTADVGWVTGHSYIVYGPLANGATTLMFEGVPSYPDNSRFGRVIEKHKVNQFYTAPTAIRALMQQGEDVLGDSDLSSLRILGSVGEPINPEAWEWYHRIFGKGQCPIVDTWWQTETGGIMIVPLPYATAAKPGSATRPFFGVQPRLVDNEGTELAGATEGNLVIADSWPGQARSIWGDHERFVQTYFSTFKGYYFTGDGCRRDGDDYYWITGRVDDVINVSGHRMGTAEVESALVAHPKVAEAAVVGYPHPIKGQGIYVYLTLQAGEEGTEELSKELKAWVRNEIGPIATPDLIQFAPGMPKTRSGKIMRRILRKIAEDDFGALGDTSTLADPSVVEDLISNRQNRLR, encoded by the coding sequence ATGAGTGATATCAAGGTGTATCCGGTAGACAAGGAAGGGGCCAAGTCGGCCTGGATCAATGAAGAGAGCTATCAGCAGTTATACCAACAATCCGTAGACAGTCCCGATGTATTCTGGGCAGATCAGGCCAAACGGCTGGACTGGATTACTCCTTTCACCAAAGTTAAAAACACCAGCTTTGATCCGCACAATGTCAGTATTCGCTGGTTTGAGGACGGCGAGCTGAACGTCAGCCAAAACTGCCTTGATCGTCACCTCGCTACTCGAGGAGATCAGGTCGCTATTATCTGGGAGGGTGACAGCCCGGATGAAAGCCTGAACATCACCTACAAAGAGTTACATGAGCAGGTGTGCAAGTTCGCCAACGCGTTGAAAGCACAGGGCGTCAAGAAAGGTGATGTTGTTACCATTTATCTACCGATGATTCCTGAAGCCGCCGTGGCAATGCTGGCCTGTACGCGTGTAGGGGCTGTTCACTCCATTGTCTTTGGTGGTTTCTCTCCCGATGCACTGGCAGGCCGTATAGAGGATGCCGGTTCCCATTTTGTGATTACCTCGGATGAAGGATTGCGCGGTGGTAAACGCGTTCCCCTGAAGAAGAACGTAGATGTGGCATTGAATAATCCCAATGTCAAAGTCGATCACGTTGTGGTGATCAAACGCACCGGAGGCGATGTTGCCTGGAGCGAAGGGCGTGACCTCTGGTATCACGAGCTGATGGCTACGGCATCAGCGGATTGCCCTGTAGAGGTGATGAATGCTGAAGACCCAATGTTCATCCTCTATACCTCCGGTTCTACCGGCAAGCCAAAAGGCCTGAAACATACCACGGGCGGTTATCTGCTTTATGCATCCATGACGCATCAGTATGTCTTTGATTATAAGGACGGTGATATCTACTGGTGTACAGCTGACGTGGGTTGGGTTACCGGTCACTCCTATATCGTCTATGGGCCTCTGGCCAATGGCGCCACGACTCTGATGTTTGAAGGGGTTCCCAGTTATCCCGATAACAGCCGCTTCGGCCGGGTCATCGAAAAGCACAAGGTGAATCAGTTCTATACCGCACCAACCGCGATCCGCGCGCTGATGCAGCAGGGCGAAGATGTGCTGGGTGACAGCGACCTGTCCAGTCTACGTATTTTGGGTTCGGTGGGTGAGCCCATTAACCCTGAGGCGTGGGAGTGGTACCACCGTATCTTCGGTAAAGGCCAGTGCCCGATTGTTGATACCTGGTGGCAGACCGAAACCGGCGGCATCATGATTGTACCTTTGCCTTATGCTACCGCTGCCAAGCCAGGCTCTGCGACACGTCCGTTCTTCGGTGTGCAGCCCAGGCTGGTCGATAACGAAGGTACTGAGCTGGCAGGAGCGACAGAAGGTAATCTGGTCATCGCTGATAGCTGGCCGGGTCAGGCACGCTCTATCTGGGGGGATCACGAGCGCTTTGTGCAAACCTATTTTTCCACTTTCAAAGGTTACTATTTCACCGGTGATGGTTGCCGCCGAGACGGTGATGACTACTACTGGATTACCGGACGTGTGGATGACGTTATCAACGTATCCGGCCACCGTATGGGAACGGCAGAGGTAGAGAGTGCACTGGTGGCTCATCCCAAGGTGGCTGAAGCTGCTGTGGTAGGCTACCCGCATCCGATCAAAGGGCAGGGTATCTACGTGTATCTGACATTGCAGGCGGGAGAGGAAGGCACCGAGGAGCTGTCGAAGGAGCTGAAAGCGTGGGTGCGTAACGAGATTGGCCCGATTGCGACTCCAGATCTGATCCAGTTTGCACCCGGTATGCCGAAAACGCGTTCAGGAAAAATCATGCGCCGTATTTTGCGCAAGATCGCGGAGGACGATTTCGGTGCACTGGGCGACACCTCGACCCTGGCTGACCCCAGCGTGGTAGAGGACCTGATCAGTAACCGGCAGAACCGCTTGCGCTGA
- a CDS encoding sigma-54 dependent transcriptional regulator, with translation MSQAKLLLVEDDASLREALEDTLAIAGYQFVSAGNGEQALVQLEQHSVDMVISDINMPGMDGYELQQRLRHQYPYLPVLLMTAYGDISKAVEAMRNGAVDYLLKPFEPAALLTIVDRYLSGRLPVTEQEEPVAEDPSSKRLFQLARRVAGSDSTVLICGESGTGKEVMARYIHQHSVRADKPFIAINCAAIPENMLEATLFGYEKGAFTGAYTAMPGKFEQANGGTILLDEISEMALELQAKILRVLQEREVERLGGRKTLQLDVRVLATTNRDLAEYVSEGKFREDLYYRLNVFPLEWMPLRERPLDIKPLAERLLALHSRKQGRAKVILSAAAVAELSAHKWPGNVRELDNCIQRALILQPGSVIEADDICLDMSQFSRSPRISDTVQVGGDAADEPLLGAALESNSALGADMMQHEFQLILEALKSTRGSRKDAAEKLGISPRTLRYKLARMREAGMDIQDKQWSPW, from the coding sequence ATGAGTCAGGCGAAGCTGCTGCTGGTGGAAGATGACGCCAGCTTGCGTGAGGCGCTGGAAGATACTCTGGCCATCGCCGGGTACCAATTTGTGTCAGCGGGCAACGGTGAACAGGCGCTGGTGCAGCTCGAACAGCATAGTGTCGATATGGTGATCAGTGACATCAACATGCCAGGGATGGACGGTTACGAGTTGCAGCAGCGTCTGCGCCATCAATATCCCTACCTGCCAGTGCTGCTGATGACTGCTTATGGCGATATCAGCAAAGCTGTCGAGGCCATGCGTAATGGGGCGGTGGATTATTTGCTCAAGCCCTTTGAGCCTGCCGCACTGCTCACCATTGTTGACCGTTACCTGTCTGGCAGGTTACCTGTCACTGAGCAGGAAGAACCTGTTGCTGAAGACCCTTCAAGCAAACGGCTGTTCCAGCTGGCGCGCCGAGTTGCCGGGTCAGATTCCACCGTGCTGATTTGCGGTGAGTCGGGGACGGGTAAAGAAGTCATGGCGCGTTACATACATCAGCACTCTGTGCGTGCCGACAAGCCTTTCATTGCCATCAACTGTGCCGCTATTCCAGAAAATATGCTTGAGGCCACTCTGTTCGGCTATGAAAAAGGCGCATTTACAGGCGCCTATACCGCTATGCCGGGCAAGTTTGAGCAGGCGAACGGTGGAACCATTTTGCTGGATGAAATCAGTGAAATGGCGTTGGAGCTGCAGGCCAAGATTCTGCGCGTACTGCAGGAGCGGGAGGTAGAGCGACTTGGTGGCAGAAAAACGCTGCAGCTGGATGTGCGCGTGCTTGCCACGACCAACCGTGATTTGGCCGAGTACGTCAGTGAAGGGAAGTTTCGTGAAGACCTCTACTATCGCCTGAATGTCTTTCCGCTGGAGTGGATGCCGTTGCGGGAGCGTCCGCTGGATATCAAGCCATTAGCTGAGCGCCTTCTGGCCTTGCACAGCCGCAAGCAGGGCAGGGCCAAGGTAATTCTCAGCGCTGCTGCCGTCGCTGAGCTGTCTGCCCATAAGTGGCCCGGCAACGTACGTGAGCTGGATAACTGCATTCAGCGTGCATTGATCCTGCAACCGGGGTCAGTCATCGAAGCTGACGACATCTGCCTTGATATGTCGCAATTCAGTCGCTCCCCCAGGATCAGCGATACAGTGCAGGTAGGCGGTGATGCCGCTGATGAGCCCTTACTGGGCGCGGCTCTGGAGAGCAATAGCGCGCTCGGTGCAGACATGATGCAGCACGAATTTCAGTTAATTCTTGAGGCGTTAAAAAGTACGCGTGGCAGCCGCAAGGATGCAGCGGAAAAGCTGGGTATCAGCCCCCGTACCCTGCGCTACAAGCTGGCGCGTATGAGAGAGGCAGGAATGGATATACAGGACAAGCAGTGGTCGCCCTGGTGA
- a CDS encoding ATP-binding protein has product MTSKGDKVSAPLQGVDENAERDTLQQQLLLTTAFTEFNQLAGELSQRYQALEQEVLQLRVQLADQQQQQQRAESDRLAVTEQYEALLDILPLGMVMIDNRGQIRRANPTALALLGEPLEDELWFNVIRRSFAPRKDDGHEISLRSGRRVSVLTNSLPDQAGQIVLLHDLTETRLLQSRLSHHERLTAMGQMVAALAHQVRTPLSAALLYASHLQNPALAEPQRLQFAGKLRSRLLNIEQQIKDMLIFSRGETQLNDVMTVSQLLRAIEDALDVPLTSHDADCDIRDDSQGAVVQINREVLIGAVLNLVNNALQACSVGVELHLVGERLGEQVAICVIDPGPGISAEHIQKVLQPFYTTKAQGTGLGLAVVQAVAKAHGGRFELSSRPGHTCARIILPCYQGSAASSSIDEQDPRSTVGELK; this is encoded by the coding sequence ATGACAAGCAAAGGTGACAAGGTTTCAGCACCACTCCAGGGGGTCGATGAAAATGCTGAGCGAGATACTCTGCAGCAGCAATTACTCCTGACTACTGCATTTACTGAGTTTAATCAGCTGGCGGGTGAGCTTAGTCAGCGCTATCAGGCCCTTGAACAAGAGGTACTGCAACTGCGTGTGCAGTTGGCTGACCAGCAACAGCAGCAACAGCGTGCCGAAAGTGATCGACTTGCAGTCACTGAGCAATATGAAGCTTTGCTCGATATTTTGCCTCTTGGCATGGTAATGATTGATAACCGGGGTCAGATTCGTCGTGCGAATCCCACTGCTTTGGCATTGCTTGGTGAGCCGCTGGAGGATGAACTGTGGTTCAACGTAATCCGGCGCAGCTTTGCTCCCCGTAAGGATGATGGCCATGAGATTTCCCTCCGTTCTGGCCGGCGGGTATCGGTTTTGACCAACTCTCTTCCGGATCAGGCAGGCCAGATTGTCTTGCTGCATGACCTGACAGAAACCCGCCTGCTGCAGTCCCGGCTGAGTCACCATGAGCGTCTGACGGCGATGGGGCAAATGGTCGCTGCCCTGGCTCATCAGGTACGTACTCCCTTGTCCGCTGCTCTACTCTATGCCTCCCACCTTCAGAACCCGGCTCTGGCTGAGCCTCAGCGGTTGCAGTTTGCCGGGAAATTGCGCTCCCGGCTGCTGAATATTGAACAGCAAATAAAGGACATGCTGATCTTCTCCCGTGGTGAGACTCAGCTCAATGATGTGATGACGGTGAGCCAGCTACTGCGTGCTATTGAAGATGCGCTGGACGTACCGCTGACAAGTCATGATGCTGATTGCGATATTCGTGATGACAGCCAGGGGGCAGTGGTACAGATCAATCGTGAGGTGTTGATAGGTGCTGTGTTAAATCTGGTCAACAACGCGTTACAAGCCTGCTCGGTGGGTGTTGAACTGCATCTGGTAGGCGAGAGGCTGGGTGAACAGGTCGCTATCTGTGTGATTGATCCGGGGCCGGGCATCAGTGCTGAACATATACAGAAGGTGCTTCAACCTTTCTATACCACCAAGGCTCAGGGGACGGGTCTGGGCCTGGCCGTAGTGCAGGCCGTTGCCAAGGCACATGGAGGACGCTTCGAGCTGAGTTCAAGGCCGGGACATACCTGTGCACGTATTATCCTGCCTTGTTATCAGGGTTCCGCGGCATCTTCGTCTATTGATGAGCAAGATCCGCGTTCGACTGTTGGAGAATTAAAATGA